Sequence from the Desulfobacterales bacterium genome:
GGATGGGTTAATTACCGATGGCCAAAACCTAATCAAACGACCTATACTCCAAGAAGCTATTATGTACGAGGTTGTAAAGTAGGCGAACAAAACGTATATTTAGGTGCCGGCATATATGAATAAAAAAATTTGACATCTTTAATAATGCCATTTCAATAATAAGGAATAAATCAATTTTATATTTGGCAAAAATCGACGGAATTTAAAAATCGATGTCCGCAAAAAAAACAACGAGCTCAGAGCTCAGGATAAAACAAAGCAAGTTGAGAAAATCAATTTTATATGAGACAAAAGCGTCGAAATTTTATAATTCCGTGTAAAAAAAACTGATACGCCGTTCAGCTGATTGAGGCTAAAAATATTGAATATCCAAGTTTTGTTCTTCAAAAGTAGTAACGACGTGTCATTTTTATTCGACGAAATATGGACTAATCGCCACCCAACCAAAGCGTTGCAACGGACGGGGCGGACAAGCCGCCCCGCCGCTGAACGCGTGGTTAAGGGGGACTAAACGCCCCCTTAACCTTGCGGTTGGAACGGACATCGCTGAGGCTCGCCGCTCAACCGCAAGGTTGGACGATACCTTAAATTACGGCAAAGAGTTAAGTCTGGCCAGTTATTATTTTTTTTTGCACAAAATATAATTTTATGCCGTAAGATATGGAGATATCAAATGAGTAGCGATAATTTTTTTAATACTAACGGGAAAATATATGAAATAGATATGAATATATCTACCAAATATTTATATTATAGTGGAATTGTAATTGGAGTAATCACAGGGATAGGTATTCTATATTTTTTGCTAAATTTAATGTTTCTTGAGATGATTGTTATATTAATATTATTAGGAGTAAGTACCGTCGGCTGGATTGTATATAGTTGGACTTAGATATAATGACGCAAACTCCAAATTTATTGTAAATTCAAAAGATAATACATTTTTTTACCTTTAAAAAATGAAGTTCATTGCAAATTATCTGATATTGAAGATATAAATTATAGAATAAAAGAAACCAGACATAAGGATAAAGATGGTGAGGTAACATTTAAATATAGTTATTATATACAAATAATAGGATCAAATATTCCCAAAAGAAAAAACGACATAGTTGTTGTGATATTGTCTTTGATTATACTTATGGGTAGTGCGCTGATTGGTACAAGAATATCTGTTGTTGCTGCCTATATTGATAATAATGGAACAGATTTTTTATTCCTATCAGAATCAGAAAGAGATCATTTAGGTTCAAGTTTAAGACTCGGGATAAACGAGGTTCGTAATTTTTTAAATTCAGCAAGCTAAAGTTCAAAATAATGAATACAATCTGTAATCTGTATATTGCGTTTCCCTTTTGTTTCTAAACAACTTTGCTTTGTAAAACCGCAAAATTAGGAATCATAGCTACAATCTGTTTTATTTCAAAAGGGAACCGCAATAATATAAATAAATAAAAATATAGGGGCAATAAAAATGACATTTGTTCCAACGACTCATCAAAATAATGCGATAACCGAACTTCAACAAAAAGTAGGATTTAATCAATTAACCGCTATAGTGTGGACGAGGGCATATGGACGATGTGAATACTGTAAGCAAGATTTATTAAAAAATCGTTTAGGTTATGCTACAGGTCATATAGATCATTTATTACCTAAAAGTAAATATCCTCAATATAAAGATGAGATAGATAATTTAGTTCTTAGTTGCTCATCATGTAATGGAGTAAAGTCAAATTATGACCCGATTCATCCATCTGAAAATGAACATCAAATGCTTTTAAACTATAGACATGAGTTAATTGATAGAGTTCGACAATATCTTCGTGACCAATTCAGACAATACGATAGAGATTGGCGTATTGTTTTAGAAATTTTAAGTGATATATGGTGGGAAAAAGAAAATGTTATTTAAATGACTGTAGCTTATTTTATAAAAAGCGCGCTAAATTTATAGAATAAGGAATAAATCATTTTTTATATGCGGCAAAAGTGTTGAAATTTTATAATTCCGAAAAAAACTGACACAGCGTTCAGCTGGTTAAGGCTAAAAGTATTGAATATTCAAGTTTTGTTCTTCAAAAGTAGTAACGATATGTCATTTTTTTTATTTGACGTTATGAAATTAGATAATCAACAAAAATGGTCGTAAAAGGAATAAATCAATTTTTATATGAGGCAAAAGCGTCGAAATTTTATAATTCAGCGTAAAAAAAACTGACACACCGTTAAGCTTATTGAGGCTAAAAGTATTGAATATCCAAGTTTTGTTCTTCAAAAATAGTAACGACGTATCATTTTTATTCGGCGAAATATGGACTAATCGCCACCCAACCAAGCGTTGCAGCGGGTGCGACATGAAGTCATTGATTTTATTGTTAATTCTGCTATTTTAGCAGAGATTAACCTGTTTTACTACAAACAGTTTCTTACTTTGACATGCGGAATTGGTAACGATTCTGTATGAAGCTCAGAGGACAATGGAGCCCGAAGCCGTAAGGCTTGAAGAGCGAACCGTGAGGTAAGCTCAACTCTGGCAGCATCAAGCTGGATAGGGAGCTAAGAAGAATGATATGGATAACGTATGTGAATTACCTCAACTGTCGTTAACGATGACAAGCTAAAGATGCTGATAAGCTTGAACCAAAAATGGTAAGGGGTGTGGTCAGTATGCTCCGCTGTCATACTGCGTAGTCTGAAATTCCCCCGGCGGATAGGTAAATCCTAAGTCATTTGGTAAAATCAATGGAACATGGTAAGCCCGATTATTCCCATATAGTTTTCATGATATATGGAAAACAATTCGCAAGGATTGTTGATGGATAAGCGGGTAGAGGATGTTGGAAAAAGCGAATGCTGTGCTGTAATGGTGCAGATAAGGGTTCAAAATTTGCCCTGACCTGAAAAGGTGCTGACTTCCTATACTGGTGTTGAATCACGAGAAAGGTTTTAAAAGGTTTCACTATGATGATTCGGAAGACGATGGCAGCAATGTTCATTGACGGTCTCATAGGCGATGTATCGTAAATCAAGTAGAAACCCGTATCGTGAAGGTAGTAATCTTTAGGACTATTAGAAGAATTGTCTTGTTGTTTATTCTAATCCCAGCTTAAATGCTTACGGAAAAGTAAACATCTAAAAGACTCTTCAAGTAATCTTAAGAAAAGCGTATTACTGGATGCTTAACGGTGTCTTATCAATGCTTGAGCTGGATGAAGGGAAACTTTCACGTCCAGTTCTTAGGGGGTTTGGGACTGGCAACAGTCCCCGA
This genomic interval carries:
- a CDS encoding HNH endonuclease, with amino-acid sequence MTFVPTTHQNNAITELQQKVGFNQLTAIVWTRAYGRCEYCKQDLLKNRLGYATGHIDHLLPKSKYPQYKDEIDNLVLSCSSCNGVKSNYDPIHPSENEHQMLLNYRHELIDRVRQYLRDQFRQYDRDWRIVLEILSDIWWEKENVI